In Spirobacillus cienkowskii, a genomic segment contains:
- a CDS encoding LexA family protein has translation MFFVPNLNSKRYIPFVFSSVCAGFPSPATDYIEKSIDLNEYVVKHPAATFYVRSSGDSMIGAGIHNGDILVVDRSLKATNGKIVVAVVDGEFTVKRFFTKNQNIILAAENELYRNIHINNSMNFEIWGVVTTVIKSV, from the coding sequence ATGTTTTTTGTTCCAAATTTAAACTCGAAGCGTTATATTCCATTTGTTTTTAGTTCAGTTTGTGCTGGTTTTCCTTCTCCTGCAACCGATTATATCGAGAAATCCATTGATTTAAACGAATACGTTGTAAAACATCCTGCTGCGACATTTTATGTTCGCTCTTCGGGAGATTCTATGATAGGGGCAGGTATTCACAACGGAGATATTCTTGTTGTTGATAGATCTTTAAAGGCTACAAATGGTAAAATTGTTGTTGCAGTTGTTGATGGAGAGTTTACGGTAAAACGATTTTTTACAAAAAATCAAAATATTATTCTTGCAGCAGAAAATGAATTGTATCGCAATATTCATATTAATAACAGTATGAACTTTGAAATTTGGGGTGTGGTGACCACAGTCATCAAATCAGTGTAG
- a CDS encoding DUF1573 domain-containing protein, whose translation MISCTFGDDNMRLSGIHKIILFRFFIFINIFHIFPNLFANSSTEINLQGQIPRVEFDSTRYDFGDIYRGQRLIHQYKFINTGNGTLVFSNIHAACGCMNTKIYAEDKKTIKNIFKPGERGVVNVEFNSQDFSGAIIRTITLETNMGSSSPTVTLTISANVLQEISASPALLYVGKIHGDTNKTFTINMNFFERAKKLNNQAESVSYIQSEIANSKIADSFKDSILSNNESLKILAVESNVPYLKVKLVPTVLAQPPQILVQFDEKQLPIGSINAKIRVWNNSTYYKNYEIPVVGESVGHVQVSAKYVEFGVVNSTRSAERVISFKSKNKNFLVTGVKVDLKKLPELQSVKDTDFFEVKREKSVHSEAISDSTITSFLVSFKLFYPKKLNQAYASMQKANGLNVSGFFIVKTNDPDYKEISVPFFGVLRADP comes from the coding sequence ATGATATCATGTACATTTGGAGATGACAATATGCGTTTATCGGGTATTCACAAAATAATATTGTTTAGATTTTTTATTTTTATAAATATATTTCATATTTTTCCAAATCTATTTGCAAATTCATCGACTGAAATTAATTTACAAGGACAAATTCCAAGAGTTGAATTTGACTCAACCCGCTATGATTTTGGAGACATCTATCGTGGGCAACGTTTAATTCACCAATATAAGTTTATCAATACAGGAAATGGTACATTAGTATTCAGCAATATTCATGCTGCTTGCGGGTGTATGAATACAAAAATTTATGCCGAAGACAAAAAAACGATTAAAAATATATTCAAACCAGGAGAAAGAGGAGTCGTTAACGTAGAATTTAATTCGCAAGATTTTTCTGGAGCAATAATAAGAACCATCACTCTTGAAACCAATATGGGTTCCTCTTCACCAACTGTGACATTAACAATAAGCGCAAATGTTTTACAAGAAATTAGCGCTAGTCCTGCCCTCTTGTATGTAGGAAAAATTCATGGAGATACAAACAAAACTTTTACAATTAACATGAATTTTTTTGAAAGAGCAAAAAAACTTAACAATCAAGCAGAATCTGTAAGTTATATTCAATCCGAAATTGCCAATTCAAAAATTGCTGATTCTTTCAAAGACAGTATTTTATCTAACAACGAAAGTTTAAAAATACTTGCAGTCGAATCGAACGTTCCTTATTTAAAAGTCAAGCTTGTTCCAACTGTTCTTGCACAACCACCACAAATTTTAGTGCAATTTGATGAAAAACAACTCCCCATAGGCTCAATTAATGCCAAAATTAGGGTTTGGAATAATTCAACATATTATAAAAACTATGAAATTCCTGTTGTTGGAGAATCTGTTGGGCATGTTCAAGTGTCTGCTAAATATGTTGAGTTTGGCGTTGTGAATAGCACTCGATCTGCAGAACGCGTGATCTCTTTTAAATCTAAAAATAAAAACTTTTTAGTCACAGGCGTTAAAGTCGATCTTAAAAAATTACCCGAACTACAAAGCGTTAAAGATACAGATTTTTTTGAAGTAAAAAGAGAGAAATCGGTTCATTCTGAAGCAATTTCTGATAGCACAATAACTTCTTTTTTAGTTTCTTTTAAACTATTTTATCCTAAAAAACTCAATCAAGCCTATGCAAGCATGCAAAAAGCCAATGGTCTGAATGTTTCAGGCTTTTTTATTGTCAAAACGAATGATCCCGACTACAAAGAAATTTCGGTACCATTCTTTGGTGTATTAAGGGCAGATCCATGA
- a CDS encoding 3,4-dihydroxy-2-butanone-4-phosphate synthase, which yields MVSTENIYTYELFAMYERLHNCLTLFQQGAPILVGDDGARENEIDLVFHASGATPANVNFALTHAKGLLCVSLSHELADTLGFSLAPQLPGGMSHTNFTLSVDAKHGVTTGISASDRAYTISLMINSQATHRDFISPGHVFPLRAMGGGLLARAGHTEALYELCRMADMPYAAVMCEILKEDGEALTANDFLQQNCQLPQFKNIPFISTVDILWSRIFFEKSEHCSFILSSHFDVPSHCNKLPLAIYLLQAGLETHLTTSTVISIYSHNITPQNIRISITNSLFAWDNGVSSKNCCAEISLFNLENILEILPIHIAQFCDLSAKEGLRNTKSSVKRVLSQFQSLQFLNDFYFKDKNFDKLIAEINFIIPEDKLFLQAVCKIAN from the coding sequence GTGGTGTCTACTGAGAATATTTATACTTATGAACTCTTTGCGATGTATGAGCGGCTTCATAATTGTCTAACGCTCTTTCAACAAGGTGCGCCTATTCTTGTTGGAGACGACGGTGCGCGTGAAAACGAAATTGATTTGGTTTTTCATGCGTCTGGTGCTACGCCAGCAAACGTAAATTTTGCTCTAACACATGCTAAAGGTCTTTTATGTGTATCGTTAAGTCACGAGCTTGCAGACACATTGGGGTTTAGCCTCGCTCCTCAGCTACCAGGGGGTATGTCTCATACTAATTTTACGTTATCAGTTGATGCTAAGCATGGTGTGACAACTGGTATCTCAGCATCTGATCGCGCTTACACGATTTCACTGATGATCAATTCTCAGGCAACCCATCGTGATTTTATTTCTCCTGGTCATGTGTTTCCTTTGCGTGCCATGGGTGGTGGGTTGCTTGCTAGGGCGGGGCACACAGAAGCTCTTTATGAGTTGTGTCGTATGGCAGACATGCCCTATGCCGCTGTGATGTGTGAGATATTAAAAGAAGATGGGGAAGCGTTAACCGCAAATGATTTTTTACAGCAAAATTGCCAATTGCCACAATTTAAAAATATTCCGTTTATTTCGACTGTTGATATTTTGTGGAGTCGCATTTTTTTTGAAAAAAGTGAACACTGCTCTTTTATTCTTTCTTCTCATTTCGATGTTCCTTCTCATTGCAATAAGTTGCCATTGGCCATTTACCTGTTGCAAGCAGGCTTAGAAACGCATCTGACAACATCCACTGTCATTAGTATTTATAGTCACAATATAACACCTCAAAATATTAGAATTTCTATTACAAATTCTCTTTTTGCATGGGACAATGGTGTGTCTTCTAAAAACTGCTGTGCAGAAATTTCTCTTTTTAATTTAGAAAATATTTTAGAAATTTTACCCATTCATATTGCGCAATTTTGTGACTTGAGCGCCAAAGAAGGTCTTAGAAATACAAAATCTTCGGTTAAAAGAGTTTTAAGTCAATTTCAATCGTTACAATTTTTAAATGATTTTTATTTTAAAGATAAAAACTTTGATAAACTAATTGCAGAAATCAATTTTATTATTCCTGAAGATAAATTATTTTTGCAAGCTGTGTGTAAAATTGCAAATTAA
- a CDS encoding YrrC family ATP-dependent DNA helicase, whose amino-acid sequence MSQEIVGVLSTIRYKSDRGDFLVAEFIDTQSAKRFRASGKIMLSPKADAKQRYRLIGHWETTPKYGETFVTVYAEASRPTEVAGIAPYLSNNVKGIGQVTAEKLVTQLQLTDL is encoded by the coding sequence GTGTCTCAGGAGATAGTTGGCGTTCTCTCAACGATTCGCTACAAATCAGATAGAGGAGATTTCCTTGTTGCTGAGTTTATTGATACCCAATCAGCCAAGCGTTTTAGAGCATCGGGAAAAATTATGTTGTCTCCTAAGGCCGATGCAAAGCAACGTTATCGATTAATTGGGCATTGGGAGACGACCCCTAAGTATGGTGAAACTTTTGTCACGGTCTATGCCGAGGCTTCGCGTCCAACAGAAGTGGCAGGTATAGCTCCTTACCTTTCTAATAATGTTAAAGGAATTGGACAAGTCACTGCCGAAAAACTTGTGACTCAGCTTCAACTCACTGATCTCTGA
- a CDS encoding AAA family ATPase has translation MIFNKDSTTQHLLPEKIRPSLQQLHLLGSAKKIWERDFKHWLQGKPFHVILWGPPGCGKTTLAKLLGEASHLPFIMLSAVRDGVKEIRAAIANHNKPPLVFIDEIHRLNRTQQDALLPILEFTEAWIIGATTEPPNTELSAPILSRMRCIYVSALNETEILEGLFLGLTYLADNAQHVVSERNPEFIDHLKNNVIHKIAKMSGGDLRFALNLLENIFYCTNAEEEQEIFNNSLKFFSAKNHYDFVSAMIKSMRGSDPDAALFYAIAALDKGEDPLFILRRCIIFASEDVGNADPQALTLATSAYKAVECVGMPEGRIPLAQCVTYLASTFKSNKAYAAIEVVRKWRLQAEEKGLSIEPPTKLTIKGSQHYQYPHNYENSFVLTEYLPQAIFNFKQKEKQPAYLPSQFGVELRLKQRLSELWDKKNY, from the coding sequence ATGATTTTTAATAAAGATTCCACAACACAACATTTATTACCCGAAAAAATTCGTCCCTCACTTCAACAGTTACACCTACTCGGTTCTGCAAAAAAAATATGGGAAAGAGATTTTAAACATTGGCTTCAGGGGAAACCTTTTCATGTGATCCTCTGGGGACCTCCTGGTTGTGGAAAAACAACATTGGCAAAACTTTTAGGAGAAGCAAGTCATCTACCGTTTATCATGCTTTCTGCGGTGCGCGATGGTGTGAAAGAAATTCGCGCTGCGATTGCAAACCATAATAAGCCACCTCTTGTATTTATTGACGAAATTCATAGGCTCAATCGAACGCAACAAGATGCTTTGCTTCCCATACTCGAATTCACTGAAGCTTGGATTATTGGAGCAACAACGGAGCCACCAAATACTGAACTGAGTGCTCCAATATTAAGCCGGATGCGTTGTATTTATGTGTCTGCGCTAAACGAAACAGAAATTTTGGAAGGGTTATTTTTAGGACTGACTTACCTTGCTGACAATGCGCAACATGTTGTAAGCGAAAGAAATCCTGAATTTATCGATCATTTAAAAAATAATGTGATTCATAAAATTGCAAAAATGAGCGGCGGAGATTTGCGATTTGCCTTAAACCTTCTTGAAAATATTTTTTACTGTACAAATGCAGAAGAAGAACAAGAGATTTTTAATAATTCATTAAAATTCTTTTCAGCTAAAAATCACTACGACTTTGTAAGCGCAATGATAAAAAGTATGCGAGGCAGCGACCCTGATGCGGCATTATTTTACGCCATTGCAGCTCTTGATAAAGGAGAAGATCCTTTATTTATTTTAAGGCGCTGTATTATTTTTGCGAGCGAAGATGTTGGCAATGCCGATCCTCAAGCGCTGACTCTAGCGACAAGTGCTTATAAAGCGGTAGAATGTGTTGGTATGCCAGAAGGCAGAATTCCGCTGGCACAATGTGTTACGTATTTAGCCAGCACATTTAAAAGCAATAAAGCTTATGCTGCTATTGAGGTTGTGCGTAAATGGCGTTTGCAAGCAGAAGAAAAGGGATTGTCGATTGAGCCCCCTACAAAATTAACAATCAAGGGGAGTCAACACTATCAATATCCTCACAATTATGAAAATAGTTTTGTTTTAACCGAATATTTGCCTCAAGCTATATTTAATTTTAAACAAAAAGAAAAACAGCCTGCTTATTTGCCATCGCAATTTGGAGTTGAACTGCGCCTAAAACAAAGATTATCAGAGCTGTGGGATAAAAAAAATTATTAA
- the ftsY gene encoding signal recognition particle-docking protein FtsY: MDDLLNNPLIIYSGITILALLALNVFTLIKCRKGKAKQESLPVKDSIRNSLIELTNQKSNDYFDKQQSPKKKLSVPADVAKEVSDKKSFEVHSWFQRLKGGLRKTHHQIIQNLDEFFLSKDDKAARAEALELLFELLVQADVGVRTSELLVDRVKSRLGASDYSDSQVFKNVLREEIFKILSNTKNNPKGTLESPLQSLANKKIPHVVLMVGVNGVGKTTTTGKLAYKAHLRGQKVVIGAADTFRAAAVEQLAIWANRSHAEMIRLKEGSDPASVAFETIKRATDNSASICLIDTAGRLQNRQDLMQELAKIARVISKENPDAPHEVLLVLDATTGQNALQQARIFKEVIQITGLVLTKLDGTAKGGIAIAIAAELGVPIRYLGVGESVEDLEPFEAHDFVNALFDSDKS, translated from the coding sequence ATGGATGATCTCTTAAATAATCCTCTTATTATTTATTCTGGAATTACAATTTTAGCACTACTTGCTTTAAACGTTTTTACTTTAATTAAGTGCCGTAAAGGTAAAGCTAAGCAAGAGTCTTTGCCTGTAAAAGACTCTATTCGCAATTCCTTAATAGAACTTACAAACCAAAAATCGAATGATTATTTTGATAAACAACAATCTCCAAAAAAGAAACTCTCTGTACCAGCTGACGTTGCAAAAGAAGTGTCAGATAAAAAATCCTTTGAAGTGCACTCATGGTTTCAACGATTAAAAGGGGGCTTAAGAAAAACTCACCATCAAATTATTCAAAATCTCGATGAGTTTTTTCTTTCTAAAGATGATAAAGCTGCTAGAGCAGAAGCATTAGAACTTTTATTTGAACTTTTGGTACAAGCCGATGTGGGTGTGCGAACTTCTGAATTACTCGTAGATCGGGTAAAAAGTCGCTTAGGCGCTTCTGATTATTCAGACTCTCAAGTTTTTAAAAATGTGTTGCGCGAAGAAATTTTTAAAATCTTATCAAACACAAAAAACAATCCTAAAGGAACTCTCGAATCACCACTTCAAAGCCTTGCCAATAAAAAGATTCCTCATGTGGTGCTCATGGTTGGAGTGAATGGCGTAGGGAAAACAACCACAACAGGCAAACTTGCTTATAAAGCACATTTGCGTGGACAAAAGGTGGTTATTGGCGCTGCAGATACGTTTCGTGCTGCTGCTGTAGAACAGCTTGCCATTTGGGCGAATCGTTCGCATGCAGAGATGATTCGTTTAAAAGAAGGCTCCGATCCTGCTTCGGTTGCTTTTGAAACAATAAAACGCGCAACAGATAACTCAGCAAGCATTTGTTTAATTGATACTGCTGGACGCTTACAAAATCGTCAGGATCTTATGCAAGAATTGGCAAAAATTGCGCGAGTGATTTCTAAAGAAAATCCCGATGCGCCTCATGAAGTTTTGCTCGTTCTCGATGCAACAACCGGCCAAAACGCCCTGCAACAAGCGCGTATTTTTAAAGAAGTGATTCAAATTACAGGTCTTGTATTAACGAAATTAGATGGCACTGCCAAAGGAGGCATTGCCATTGCTATTGCTGCTGAGCTTGGCGTACCAATTCGTTATTTAGGAGTTGGAGAATCTGTTGAAGATCTAGAACCGTTTGAAGCCCACGACTTTGTGAATGCGTTGTTTGATTCTGACAAATCTTAA
- a CDS encoding Y-family DNA polymerase, giving the protein MIALVDGNNFYVSCERVFNPKLRNVPVVVLSNNDGAVVSRSNEAKELGIKMGQPFFQIKHLITKYNVKYFSSNYALYGDMSSRIMKILEQFSPEVEIYSIDEAFLKVSHVSKEDLHEYGWKIKNTIYQYTGIPCSVGISSTKTLAKIANRLSKKSHKANGVLALYQNNHIDAALERVEIGDIWGIGRQYAKKLQELGIHFANDFIKQDDLLIKKYFTINGLNIARELKGISCIDFQLFYEPKKSIIVSRSFAKLLTSFEDIYTALANHIGIACRKLRLENLEAQYLSVYLSTHYHKADFYSDTINIRLPYYSNFTPDFLKYGQIGLKKIFKEQKKYKKCGVVVFDLKGKNMLPSNLFDFRNLHKESELLSVIDKVNNLCGASTINFGDMFLNEEWKPRKGNVTQKFTTSIKELLICK; this is encoded by the coding sequence ATGATAGCATTAGTGGATGGAAATAATTTTTATGTGTCATGTGAAAGGGTATTTAACCCTAAGTTACGCAATGTTCCTGTTGTTGTCTTAAGCAATAATGATGGGGCAGTTGTGAGTCGCAGCAATGAAGCCAAAGAACTTGGTATCAAAATGGGACAGCCTTTTTTTCAAATTAAGCATTTAATTACTAAGTATAATGTCAAATATTTTTCTTCAAACTATGCTCTCTATGGTGATATGTCTTCAAGAATTATGAAAATTCTTGAGCAATTTTCTCCTGAGGTAGAAATTTACTCTATAGACGAGGCTTTTTTAAAAGTTTCGCATGTTTCGAAGGAAGATTTACATGAATACGGTTGGAAAATAAAAAATACTATTTATCAATACACAGGAATACCTTGTAGTGTAGGAATTTCTTCTACAAAAACATTAGCTAAAATTGCAAACAGACTTTCTAAAAAATCACACAAAGCAAATGGTGTTCTTGCATTATATCAAAATAATCATATTGACGCAGCATTAGAACGAGTAGAAATTGGTGATATTTGGGGTATTGGTAGACAATACGCAAAAAAACTACAAGAATTGGGAATTCATTTTGCAAATGATTTTATAAAACAAGACGATCTTTTAATAAAAAAATATTTTACAATTAATGGCTTGAATATTGCTCGAGAATTAAAAGGCATTTCTTGTATTGATTTTCAATTGTTTTATGAGCCTAAAAAAAGTATTATTGTGTCAAGAAGTTTTGCTAAATTGCTCACAAGCTTTGAAGATATTTATACGGCTCTTGCCAACCATATTGGCATTGCATGCAGAAAGCTTAGGCTTGAAAATCTTGAAGCGCAGTATCTGTCTGTGTATTTAAGTACGCATTATCATAAAGCAGATTTTTATAGCGACACAATCAACATACGATTGCCTTACTATTCAAATTTTACACCTGATTTTTTAAAATATGGGCAAATTGGGCTTAAAAAAATTTTTAAAGAACAAAAAAAATATAAAAAATGTGGGGTAGTGGTTTTTGATCTAAAAGGCAAAAATATGCTTCCATCTAACTTATTTGATTTTAGAAATTTACACAAAGAAAGTGAGTTGCTTTCTGTGATTGATAAAGTGAACAACTTGTGTGGAGCGTCAACAATAAATTTTGGCGATATGTTTTTAAATGAGGAATGGAAGCCTCGCAAAGGAAACGTCACACAAAAATTCACAACAAGCATAAAAGAATTATTAATTTGTAAGTAA
- the rpsF gene encoding 30S ribosomal protein S6: MREYEAMIIAKADLPEPELSKMVSKWEAIIGTDGGQIVKKDTWGVRRLAYPIRKQTRGNYFVYDVATAQTNIHELERILKLEENVLRSMVIKLADNVNVDARRVELQKQAEAAAQRAAEAAREKAESESLGARRGRDDE; encoded by the coding sequence ATGCGTGAATACGAAGCAATGATCATTGCTAAGGCTGATTTGCCTGAACCTGAACTTTCTAAAATGGTTTCTAAATGGGAAGCCATTATTGGTACAGATGGCGGCCAAATTGTAAAAAAAGACACTTGGGGCGTTCGCCGTCTTGCATATCCAATTAGAAAACAAACTCGTGGTAACTATTTTGTTTATGATGTTGCAACAGCACAAACAAATATTCACGAACTTGAACGCATTTTAAAGCTCGAAGAAAACGTACTTCGTTCTATGGTTATTAAACTTGCAGATAACGTTAACGTCGATGCACGCCGTGTTGAGCTGCAAAAACAAGCTGAAGCAGCTGCGCAAAGAGCAGCAGAAGCAGCTCGTGAAAAAGCAGAATCCGAGTCTCTTGGCGCACGCAGAGGACGTGACGACGAGTAA
- the rplI gene encoding 50S ribosomal protein L9 has product MLVLLQANVPNLGQIGDLVKVKSGFARNFLFPRELAVLADERNKKLLDHQRRQAATKKQKDLGIANELAAKISSLSLTIQKPVGEEDKIFGTVTTQELADAFRAAGHEIDRRMITILDEIKLVGVYKGAVKLHPEVTAQFNIWVVAQN; this is encoded by the coding sequence ATGCTCGTGCTTTTACAAGCAAATGTACCAAACCTAGGCCAAATTGGCGACCTAGTAAAGGTAAAATCTGGATTTGCAAGAAACTTTCTTTTTCCTCGTGAATTAGCAGTCTTAGCAGACGAAAGAAATAAAAAGCTGTTGGATCACCAACGCAGACAAGCTGCTACAAAAAAACAAAAAGATCTTGGCATTGCAAACGAACTTGCTGCAAAAATCAGTTCTTTATCATTAACAATTCAAAAACCAGTTGGTGAAGAAGATAAAATTTTTGGTACAGTCACAACTCAAGAGCTTGCTGACGCATTCCGTGCAGCTGGCCACGAAATCGATCGCCGTATGATTACAATCTTAGATGAAATTAAGCTTGTAGGCGTTTACAAAGGTGCGGTAAAGCTTCATCCAGAAGTGACTGCTCAATTTAATATTTGGGTTGTTGCCCAAAATTAA
- a CDS encoding AAA family ATPase produces the protein MTLCRDNNEKIFEFFGEKRRKIAENIIAVMVNDEIYRNIMIFLHEHNIPPNFAKRIYEKYGSASLTNLLENPYRLIADFRRVGFFRADAIAQKLGLPNTSPFRMEAAFVYALEVAQDDGHCCLPRDALIEKARDLLGAKWDPTFSQEFVLDQLRTIFKKNRDHKTESFVIRDTSLFTLQSSSQKSSFDILFYLPEVLRLEDEVAGYICGLLQKGSAVEFIEKQYLEQIALGHKSYADLFPTLPWQKLSEEQRHAVEMSLNSRVMILTGGPGCGKTFVLRAIYEIQKALNRKVALCAPTGLAAKRMTSSIGEQAYTLHKLLGLGRKSRADEAAQVIEELEGSTSALENVNVVIVDESSMLSLDLLHSLLSVLGPNRRLILVGDVDQLPSIGAGNCLRDFIQSGVVPIARLTKIFRQSSESPIPIAAREIMIGNKPEYSFVSRSSVFPKAEPFAFIPCTQDTFFELLLRFISDTVPHIYNLDPLKNIQILVPMRKSIVGQENINKIIQNHLNPSTPDKMECTLPFNGILREGDKVIQTKNNYELDVFNGDLGYCKSISKTKEKTEVIVEFSDKEVVYKDEQIDDLQLCYAMTVHKSQGSEFPLCIIPMFGVYFTMLDRNLLYTAITRASKYVIIFGEEWAVKKAIGSQNTIKRYTFLDKLLTNFVK, from the coding sequence GTGACTCTGTGTCGTGATAACAATGAGAAAATTTTTGAATTTTTTGGAGAAAAAAGACGTAAAATTGCTGAAAATATTATTGCGGTCATGGTCAATGACGAAATTTATAGAAATATTATGATATTTTTGCATGAACATAATATTCCGCCAAATTTTGCTAAGAGAATATATGAAAAGTATGGTTCCGCCTCTCTAACCAATTTACTTGAAAACCCGTATCGCTTGATTGCAGATTTTAGGCGCGTTGGTTTTTTTCGCGCCGATGCGATTGCTCAAAAATTAGGTTTGCCAAATACCTCGCCGTTTCGTATGGAAGCCGCGTTTGTGTATGCACTCGAAGTTGCGCAAGACGATGGGCACTGCTGCTTACCACGAGACGCCCTCATTGAGAAGGCGCGCGATCTTTTGGGGGCAAAATGGGATCCCACATTTTCTCAAGAATTTGTACTCGATCAATTGCGCACTATTTTTAAAAAAAATAGAGATCATAAAACAGAAAGTTTTGTAATTCGCGACACATCTCTTTTTACGTTACAATCCTCTTCTCAAAAATCGTCTTTTGATATTTTGTTTTATTTACCAGAAGTGTTGCGTTTAGAAGATGAGGTTGCTGGTTACATCTGTGGGCTTTTACAAAAGGGCAGTGCAGTTGAATTTATAGAAAAGCAGTATTTAGAACAGATTGCTTTGGGACATAAAAGTTATGCAGACTTATTTCCTACACTCCCTTGGCAAAAGCTATCTGAGGAGCAACGTCATGCTGTTGAGATGAGTTTAAATTCTCGCGTGATGATCCTAACTGGAGGGCCTGGGTGCGGAAAAACTTTTGTTCTTAGAGCAATCTATGAAATTCAAAAAGCATTAAATCGTAAGGTTGCGCTGTGTGCGCCCACAGGATTGGCTGCCAAGCGTATGACCTCATCGATAGGCGAGCAAGCCTATACCTTGCATAAATTGCTTGGTTTAGGAAGAAAAAGCCGTGCTGATGAGGCAGCGCAAGTGATTGAAGAACTCGAAGGCAGTACAAGTGCGTTAGAGAATGTTAATGTTGTTATTGTTGATGAGAGTTCAATGCTCAGCTTAGATTTGTTACATTCTTTGCTTTCTGTATTAGGTCCAAATCGTCGATTGATTTTAGTGGGAGATGTGGATCAGTTACCAAGTATTGGAGCAGGAAATTGTTTGCGTGATTTCATTCAGTCTGGTGTTGTGCCGATTGCACGGCTGACTAAGATTTTTAGGCAAAGCTCAGAAAGCCCAATTCCAATCGCAGCGCGCGAAATTATGATAGGAAATAAGCCAGAATATAGTTTTGTCAGCAGAAGTTCTGTTTTTCCAAAGGCAGAACCTTTTGCATTTATTCCATGCACACAAGACACTTTTTTTGAGTTACTGCTTAGGTTTATCAGTGATACTGTGCCACATATTTACAATCTTGATCCGTTAAAAAATATCCAAATTCTTGTGCCTATGAGAAAAAGCATTGTCGGACAAGAAAATATTAATAAAATTATCCAAAATCATTTAAATCCTTCTACTCCTGACAAAATGGAATGTACGTTACCTTTTAATGGTATCTTAAGAGAAGGAGATAAAGTGATTCAAACAAAAAATAATTATGAACTTGATGTTTTTAATGGTGATTTGGGGTATTGTAAAAGTATTAGTAAAACTAAAGAAAAAACAGAAGTTATTGTTGAATTTTCTGATAAAGAAGTTGTGTATAAGGACGAACAAATTGATGATCTGCAACTTTGTTATGCCATGACAGTTCACAAATCACAAGGGTCTGAGTTTCCTTTGTGTATTATACCAATGTTTGGTGTTTATTTTACTATGCTAGATCGAAACTTACTTTATACTGCAATCACAAGAGCAAGTAAGTATGTTATTATTTTTGGCGAAGAATGGGCAGTAAAAAAAGCAATAGGCAGTCAAAATACGATTAAAAGATATACTTTTTTAGATAAACTTCTCACTAATTTTGTTAAGTAA
- a CDS encoding nitrilase-related carbon-nitrogen hydrolase, translating to MAQSATQSYFTLDYDEINATKKLATATHVPILVQATKWDKQDLRLKSLEDVKVWSASFLIRPDGSLSKEYEKWIPMPFGENLPLENFFPSLGIAYRKIFTNASKLEVGKSYDALGYSEKHYVAPLICFDSIYAELPRLQAAKGKASIFVNQANFIWMVDSNAGLEFSVLNQFRAIENSRSLIMVTNSGPTMAFDPLGRVILPSTQILTQSTGFVDVPISEEATLYSIFSDWPLRILGGIALIWSFLIIRNKST from the coding sequence GTGGCCCAAAGCGCAACACAAAGTTATTTTACCTTAGATTATGATGAAATTAATGCAACGAAAAAGCTTGCAACTGCTACTCATGTACCAATTTTAGTGCAAGCAACTAAATGGGATAAACAAGACTTAAGATTAAAAAGTCTTGAAGATGTAAAAGTATGGTCAGCTTCTTTTTTAATTAGACCTGATGGTTCGCTGAGCAAGGAATATGAAAAATGGATTCCAATGCCGTTTGGAGAAAATTTACCTTTAGAAAATTTTTTTCCATCTCTTGGTATTGCTTATCGTAAAATTTTTACCAATGCGAGTAAGCTCGAGGTTGGGAAAAGTTATGATGCATTAGGTTATAGTGAAAAACATTATGTTGCACCGTTGATTTGTTTTGATTCAATCTACGCTGAGCTGCCACGCTTGCAAGCAGCAAAAGGAAAGGCTTCGATTTTTGTTAATCAAGCAAATTTTATTTGGATGGTAGATAGCAATGCTGGGCTTGAGTTTAGTGTGCTCAATCAGTTTCGTGCGATTGAAAATTCGCGAAGCCTAATAATGGTGACAAATTCGGGTCCAACCATGGCATTCGATCCTTTAGGCAGAGTTATTTTACCGTCTACGCAAATATTAACGCAAAGTACTGGTTTTGTAGATGTTCCCATTTCTGAAGAAGCAACATTGTATTCGATTTTTTCTGATTGGCCGCTTAGAATTCTTGGTGGCATTGCTTTAATATGGTCATTTTTAATAATACGAAATAAATCAACATGA